The Malassezia restricta chromosome I, complete sequence genome contains the following window.
TCCACCTATTCCCCAGATGGACCGAACGCGGTACCTCCGCTCCATCATGTCGATCGATGTGACGCCATCGCGCGTTGGACCACCGGGTCCTGATCCCGCTCGGTATGATTGTGTATACTGACCAAAGTGGTGTCTATTATAAGCTGGCGTTCTTCAGCACAGCCTTGTTTGTGCTGCCCATTGTCGCTTACTACTATGCCAAGGACAGATGGTTAGGGGGTACGTGGGCCATGCTTACCTTGTGCAGGTGACGCTGTGTATGCGGGAGGCCTTGCTGCATTGGTGGCCAACCTTGTTCTAGCTGGCTACATCGTTGCTGCATGCCTGGAAGACGATGGGACGCAGAGCCAAAGACGTGCGAAAAAGACACAATAACGAATTCTACATGATGGGGCCGAGACCGAGTGGGTGTCGTGGTGGAAGCGGAGGCGCTTTGGGTATATGTGGCTCTGCGATGGGCAGAACTAAGCGAAACGCATCATTGCCTGCGCATGAGTATCTGTGTACGTACCATTCAGGTAAAATCGATAGAGGCGCTTTTCACGCACAAAACCGCGGTTTTCATACAGCCGTAGGGCGGATTTGTTGGTCACTTCTGTTTCTAGTACCACCTCTTCAGCGCCACGCTCTTTCATCCTTTGCACAGCTGCAGAGACCAGCTTAGTGGCTAATGACGTGTGAGCACATAGCACGTACCAATACCCTGACCACGATATCGTGGATCGACACTGAGCATCGCGATGTAGCCACGCATAAGgcgcgagccacgcatATGGCGATCAAGCTTGCAGACAATCACACCTACTGCTTGCTCCTCCCACCATGCAAGAAAGCTTAGATCTGGCCAATCGTGTAGGAAGTAGCGATATGTATAAATGTGATACGGCTCACTAAGTTCTTTTTCAATAAGTCGCATGACATCTTTCAGGTCTTCTTCTTTTCTGTACGTATCAATACGCACATGTGAAGCAACATGTGCGTCCATGATGCGCTTGGTCTCCCGTGCGTGCGTTTCCGGTGCGCTCGGGTCGAGAGCGGCCACGAAGGTGTGCTATTAATAAGCGGCATACGGCGGGGTCAGCGGAGACCGTGGCGTGGCCTACTGTTTGTCACTTCGTTTTGAGGGCCTATCCAGGTGCCTGTGAGCTCCGACACTCCTGATATCATGTGGCCGCTCAAAAATCTGGTAATATATGCTTTGTCTTATGGACTGCGCATACTAGACTGGATCCAAATCGCCCTGTCCCGCCGTTGTCGTGTTGTGGCGTCGAATGATGTGAAGATCGAATTGATTCGCTTTCCTTCACGCGATTCCGGCCGCTACATTCGAGCATATCGCTATACACCTGCGAACGCTACTGGAAAACTGCCTGTTTACTTGCACTGGCATGCCTCTGGATGGATTCtcaagcgcctcggcatTGATATTCACCTCTGCAGCAGGATTTCCAAGGAACTGAACTGCGTCGTGCTTGAGTGCGACTACCGGAAGGCTCCAGAAAACAAGTATCCTGCGGCTCACAATGACACGGAGGATGCCGTCTTGTATGTCCTGGCCAACGAGCATGCCTACGACACGACCCGCATTTCTGTGGGAGGGTCAAGCGCAGGTGGTAATATGGCTCTGTCTCTCAGTGCGCGTTTGGGCTCTGAGCGTATCAAGAGCTGCTTTGCACTGTACCCTGCCGCTCACCTCACTCATCCTGAACGTCTTGATACGGTCATGGGCTGCGTTAGCGACAAGTTCCGCAGTGGTGTGGTGATCCCCCATTGGTGTATGAAACTTTTCATAAACGCATACACCACACCTGGGACTGACATGAATGATCCTCGCCTGTCTCCTATATTTTATGATGCATCCAAGTTCCCGAAGTATGTCGCCGTGGCCTGTGGCGATGCCGATACGCTGTACCGCATGAGCTTTGACTTGATGAAAAAGATCAGTGGTTCTGCATCAGGTACCAACGTGGACGGAAGCCGAAAATTCATTTGCGTTCTCAACGAAGCTCATGAGTTCAATACGTTTGGCCGTACCCGTGCATCCCAAGAGGAGCGCGACAGGGTGGAGGGAGAAGCTATTAATATGATCCGTGCATCTTGGCGTCAGTAAAGCATCGACGTAGTCATACTTCCATATGATTGGCTAGAACCTTTAGATTAGATGTCGTTGTTTCGTTCAAGCCGCCATCGCTGAGTCTTGCCGCATCTCAACGACATGGACCTCCCGACAGAAAGGTCGCAGCGTGTCCATCATGAGTGGTCGCTGCGATATGTCGGCCTGCTATTTATCATTGCTTTTCTTCGTACGATGGCCTACGTTGAAGTATTCCTGACCGACAAATTGCGTCCGAAAGTGAAGGATGATGTCAAAGTCACCAAGATTTGGTTCCCCTCTCGAGAGAAGGGCCGGTATATTAAGGCATTTATCTACGAGCCAGTTAGCATGCCAACAGGTCCAAGGCCTGTAAATATAAATGTCCATGGATCAGGTTTTTGCTCCGCTGCCTTCTTTGGCAACTCGCGTTGGTTCAACTATTGTGTAGCTTCCAAGCTGCAATGCTATGTTATTGATACGGACTACCGCAAGGCCCCAGAGCACCCTTGCCCCTTACCTGTTCGGGACATCGAAGATGCTGTTCAATGGGTACTCCAGCATCCGGAAAAGTTTGACGTGGATCGCATTTCGATGACGGGTTTCAGCGCAGGTGGGAACCTAGCCTTATCCGCCGCTAGTGCTTTTGGACCCGAGAAAATCAAGGCCTTAGTGTCCTACTATGCGCCTTTGGATGGATctgctgcaggcgcacCTGTTGGTGACGCCAACGGTCATCCTCCAAAGAGTCCATTCCGCAGCGGCGTCATCCTGGACTCGTTCGTCTTCTCTGTTTTCTATGCCGCTTACGTTCCTCCTCAATGCGATCCAGGTCACCCTAACCTCTCCGTTATCAACATTCCACTCGAAAAGCTTCCGGATCATCTGTTTCTGATTACAGGCGACGCCGACTCTTTGGCCACTGAGTCCATCCGGTTCTATGATAACATCATGGAGAATGGTTCCCGGGACCAGAAATACCACAGCCGGCTCCTGATTGTGCCGAATGAAGCGCATGCATTTGATGAACAACCCAAGCATCCCGAGTCGGTGCATTGGCGTGACAAGGCATACCAGCAGTCCGTGGACGTGATTCGCTCTGCATGGTACCCGGATGACGGGGAGCCTAGCAACCCACCTGTCGCCAAGCCTGCTCCGAAGGCAATCATTTCTTTCGTTACGCAACAGTCCGCTGGGGCAAAGGACTCCTCCAagcctgcgccagcgatTCGTGCGTAGCTCACCACATAAACCGCTGCGTCCCTGGTTCATGCGCCCAAGTAAAGGGGTATCCAATAAAAAGAGTCATCGTCAAGGCATTCACCATCATGTAAAAGACCCATTCTATTATCTCTTGCTTTCGCGTGGTGGTTGGCATGTATAATCGCATCATTAGATAGGGCAAGATCAGGTAGCGTGGCTCGATTAATGGTGATGGAACAAGTGTGAGACACGTTGCGAGAAGCCAACCGAGAATCCAAAGGCCGCTCTGTTTTTTCGAGAGTATGCGCACGAATGACATGGCACTGAACACGTACACAGGTACGAGGGCATATCGGGTCCATAAACGTGCATTAATGATGCGTCGCCATACGTAAAAGGTATAATGACGGTTATCGGCGAGCAGAAATGGATGCACGATAGTGCCGTAACGTACGGCCAAGACGCCCATAGTCAGCAGTACAACGCTCACCATTGCATGCACTTTTCCCCAACGCATGGGTACTAAAAAGAAAATGAGAGGCCACCCAAATGTCAGGGCGAATCCAAAAAAGTAGCCCACTTGCGCTagatgcagcgccaccTGATGGTGACTTTTATCGCCTAATACAATGGCTCCATCGTTCCACTGAATGAACAGCATAAATGCAGGGAAGATGGGCACGTAGGGTGACACGGTACGTATGATGCGCATCCATACAGAGCGCTGGACCAATAAAGTTGTTATAGGTGGCGTTATCCGAGGAGAAACTCCAGCAACGCGTTGACATTCTCGAAGTGCGGCCACACCCATGATAAATAATACCCAAACAATGTTGGTCTGACGAAAGAAGAGCGCAGCAGAACCCCATAGTGAAGCTTGTACATGATGTTTCCGTTCCATAGCACCAACAGACGCGATAATGGCGATTACACTCAGCACGTCAGTGTAATACAAGAATCCAAAAAACCAGAGGGGAGGAAGAGAGGCACAGATGTAAGGGACGAAGCCAGGATCTGAGCATCCCCGCGCTCGTAAGACCCCCATACATAGTAGTGGCAGGCTCAATAAGGCTAAAACGTTCGTAGAACGAATGGCCATAACATCATCACATGCACGGAAAAAACCTAACACTTGCATGAAgggacgcagcgcgagtgTGACCAAATACGGCCCTGGTGGGGTAGTGAGCATTGGGTCCCACTTATTCCATTGTCCCTGGCAATACCGAATAAACTGGGGTGTATGAAAAATTTCATCCTGCCTGTAAGTCAAACACTCATACCATATAAGGCTCTTTCAAATGCTGATTTACCAAGACACTAGTGCCAATAGTCGTGGCAACATGCCACGCAAACGCGAAAGCCATACCAGGAACGGACAAAGATGCTGACCAGGTGGAGATCTGCGTAGGTCAGTGCTCTTTGGCGAGTATTTGGGAATTTGGACGTATTTCTGCCCCAGCCCTTATCGGATGCCCTAAGCGTTGATATTGGTCACCTCTACGGGGTCTTTTGCTACAAGTATGGTTTTTGAGCTCAGTGGTCCGTAAATGGACCATAGCATAGGATTTGTACAATTCAAAATTAGCTCAATCGCATGTTTCGACAGGGACAGATTCACCTTGTGAAGCCTCCGTCCTTGACTAGCACAGGGAAATGAAGCTATAAAAACATCGTATAATGTAGCACAGCTACTGAAACTTGCGGTTGAGGATAGCTGAAAATAATAACTTCTGTACCAgcgagcagcgacgcagtACGTGCCGTCATCGTAGAATCAAACGGTTCCTGAGCACCTTTTTCGAAGAATCCAACTCCAAGTTAAGGCGCAACAGCATTGCGACCGCTCTGCTCAGCCCGCTTACACATAACAAGGTGTGAGTCGGATTTCCTGTGTATGATATTGAGGCTTGGCTGTTCCTTCATCCTAGGATCAAAAATGCTGCATGATGACAAACATAGGCGACTATTGCGTAGCATGCTGACAAGAGGTGCTTGGATCATTTTCACATCTAAACAAGCATTCCAATCATAGTACCTGAAGCGTTTGTAGAGCCGACCAATCATCACCATCGGGCATTGACGACATGAAGAGGATCCGTGAAGGGTCTATTCTCTAGAATCTCGGCTTGAGGGCATACCATAACCAGGACGTAGAAGAAAACTTGTGTGAACGAGATGTAGATCATCGATCTCACTCTTGCGAGACGCAGCAATCCCAGCCCAGGCAGTTCAGGCACCGAAAACGATTTTCGCGGGGAACTACCTGGAAACAGATATGATAGTGAGCATGCTTTTCTTACAACGTGTAATTCATCGAAAAATATGCTAAACTCTACCAAGGTAGTCGTGATGGCCCGTCGAGAAAGGAGGCGCTAGGAGAGCCGCTCTGCATGAAATGGCGTTTGATGGCCCATGCCATCTGGCGTTTCCACAGTTCAATCAGGACGTGCATATGTGTGGAGGAACGAAGACTTATCGTGGAATCGAGGGAAAAAGGTTTGACCGTCTGACACGTACTCTTTTTTTCTCCCTGGCGTGCGCACTAACATTGTTGTGATCGTTCCCAAAGCTGGGGTCATTTTCAATTGTTTCATCCAAAAATTTCGTTGGTGAATGCGTGTATAATCAAATATTATGGAAGAAGGCGGACTGTTCGATGAGCAGCCACACGCATATGAAGCAGCTAAGGATGCTGCAGCCCTAGCATCGCTGAAAGCCATGCAAGAATTGAGTGCAGCCGGTATATTAAGCATTAGGGACTTTGCATTTTCTGAAGATGACCAGAGACATCGCGGGTTTGGCTCTGTGCTTCCTTCTCAGGCCAAGGAGGAACAGTGCATGTACATTGCTCTGTATGACTTTCAAGCGGAGGCGGATAATGAACTGAGTGTGGAAGCGGGCATGCCAGTCCAGATCCTTGCACTATTGACCGATGGATGGGTCTTAGCCCGGCAAGTTGACCATCCTGAACACACTGGATTGATACCATATACCTATCTACAGCCAATCGGTTAAAGTTCACGACGCACGAGAACACGCAACGGTTAAGCATCTTTTTCGTGGGTTCCTTCGCGTGAAGTAGGTTGTTTAGCCAATTTCATCGCATTCATGTCGTTCTTTATGCGAAGCACGTCCGGGTTGGAGTTGGGCACGGCATGTGCTGTTTGGTACAAAAAACGTAAAAGGGGCTCGTACATGCTGGTGGGTGGCAGTTTTCCTATCCGGCGACTGTGTCGCATAATCCATGTGTATTCTTCCAATGCGATAGCGCGTATCTCCTTGGTCGTTTCCAgatgctcgtgcgtgtgtcGCCTTTGGTATGTAACGTGTTGTGCAAGAAGCAACATGAACCTCATGGCCACTGTCTCTGGCACCTGCCATCCCCGAAAAATGCACGAAAGCTTGCACAGATGGAAGACGCGAAGCATGAGGAGCATGTTTCCTGCACGTACAGCAAGACACATAGCCAAGATATAAAATTGAGAGTGGTGCATGAACGGGATCCTCTCACGAGGTCGATTGTTACGCAATTCGGGGTACATGCGTAACACAACGCTTGTCGCGCGGAAACCGTTCGCCCATCTTCTGTTTTTCATTCGTGTGTGCGCGATATGCTGTATTAAAGCGTAGGCGCGATATGAATTATTGTCGCTGATGGCACAATCCAAATGCGCCAAGAGACGCTCTTGCCTCATTTTTTCGGTGTCGTCTTGCGTGCTCGGCTCTCTCCACGACATCCCGATCTCGGCTGAAATGCCGCCCATTTTTGCGTCTCGTAGTCGTGTCGATTTTTGAAGCAAGATATTACCCGTCACAAGACCAGGTGCCACCGAAGGACTCCGCTTCTGTATCATATGATCCAGTACCATCTGACACCACGTGCGTTTTTTGATGATATACAAAGTATAATATAAAAGTACATTGTATGCGCGTTCTGTAAGGACAGGCGTAAAGTGCGTCATTCGATCCAGGCGGCAGGAGCGCTTTGGACCTGTTTGGTGTGATGTTTCCGACACAGCGCGGCCACAAGGTAGATGATTGATGAATCCTTCCAGGACCGAAGCAATCCGCTTTCGGAAGTGATTGGAGCACGCTGATTCATGCTGCAATTTGGTAAATGTCGTCAACAGCTTAATGAGCCAAGTAATATCTTCTTTGTGGGTGGGAACGAGGGGCAAGTAATTGTACTCCAGAAGTTCGCCAAGACGCACAAGTGCATCTGCATACTGATAGTAGAGTGACCGTGATGCACAGAAATGCCCTTCCATGGGCGCTGGTTTCAGTTGAATCACACGTTTTACCAGTAACATTTGAATCATGAGCGTGTGCATCAACGCGCGGGATGGCGGCGTCGTGTCATGGTGCCAGCTCTGCTTGATGAAATCAGACAGAAAAAATGTGGCTTCCGACAGCTTATTCTGAAGTACGAGCTTTCGAAAAAACCAGGTCATATCTTGGACCCGGGGTCTTCCTAGGACTTGAACAGCACGCCAGGTATCTTGTGTAGGCTTGTTGATAGTATCCTGGTTCTTTTCAATGTGGTATGTGAGAACACGAATACCTTCGTTGCATacacgcacgcgcgtgcTTTCGTCGATGGGCTGCGATTTATCCGTAAGCTCAGCCAATGTACAAAACACTTCACATGCCGCACTCGGAGTCATCCTCTGCATGGCATCAAGGTAAAAATGAACCAATTGGTTCCAAAGATCTTTCGATACAGTGGGAATATTTTGCAAAacgagcgccagcgcattcATATTTGAGATGAGGGTATGTGTATGAACGGCTTGGCTCGTCGCCTCTTGATCCATCTCGAGCGGATCAAGGCATGCGTGCATATTCATATTTGACTGCTTATCATATGCGATACATGTCGTATGAATAGATGCATGCAAGCTCGGTGGATATGGTACTCTCGACATGCACCAAGATCTGCGCTCCCATGTTCGCTGCTGGGCAGCGCGTGAAGGGagacggcgcggcgaggCTGTACGCGGCACATACCGTAAGAAAGGTATATGTCGGCTGCGCATCATGAAGATATTGGGGTATACTGCCGTGACCCTCTCAAACGTTTCGTTTGTGAAGGTGGTTGCCTAGCGCCGTCTTCTAGTTATGATGCGACAAGTTCGCACACACTTGGAAGTGTTCAGACGCCTATGGATGAGTGGCATATTGATTTGTCAGCAGTCCTCATTTACACGTTTTATGCCTACTAGGGACCCCTGGGACCCTCGGATGAGTacgctgcggcgcatgcctTTTGTTCTTCAGCCTTTTCCTTTTAGCAGGTATGTTTGTGCTTCCCTCTAGTGTCCATCGTTTTGGGATGACACATTTCGCCATGGCTCGAGCTCTTTACAAGAGCAAAGACTCTGTGCAGCCAATCAGTCATAGTTACTCTGACCTTTTGCATCACACTAGGACACGCGTACTGACACCACAGAGCTATCTACTCCTCCGGCGATAGGTATGCAGTTACATATTCTGTAATTCTATGCTACTTCTACAAAAGCACGCGCCACAATCAGCCCTGAAGCGCCTGCCGTAAtctgcagcgcctgatTGGCCTCAATGAAGAATACACGTCCGGTATGAACCTCTGCCTTCTTGCCGTTGACAGTGTATGTGCCACTGCCTTCTGTCGCGATAATGATCGAAGGACCATCTAAGGCTCTATGATCAGAGCATGCGCCTGGAGCGAGTGTCGTTAAAAGCACAGCGAATTCGGGGATGGGTGGGTTGTATATGACGGTGCCCTTCCGGCTGTCACCATCCCAAACAGGcgcatcgagacgctgtgcagcagcgtccTTGCTTTCATACGTCAACATATCCACAAGCACCTCGACGTCGCGTGCCTTGGGCGTGAGTCCAGCCCGCACGACATTGTCGGAGGCGGCCATACATTCGAGAATATGGCCCGAGAGGTATGCATGTGGCTCATCGGCACCCAGGAACATGGCTTGTCCTCGCTCCAGATGCACGACGTTTAAGAAGAACGTACACAGTACACCAACATCCTTCGGGTACTGCTGATTCAAACGCACAATAAGCGCACGCACCTCCTCTGATACCTCGTCCGTTCCGCGCTCATAGCGCTCAGCCAAGCTCGATACAGCTGGTTCGTACACCTGTGGATCCGCACGCATCAATGCACCGAACACAAGCTTGATG
Protein-coding sequences here:
- a CDS encoding vacuolar ATPase assembly integral membrane protein VMA21: MSIDVTPSRVGPPGPDPARGVYYKLAFFSTALFVLPIVAYYYAKDRWLGGDAVYAGGLAALVANLVLAGYIVAACLEDDGTQSQRRAKKTQ
- a CDS encoding N-alpha-acetyltransferase 30, which gives rise to MDAHVASHVRIDTYRKEEDLKDVMRLIEKELSEPYHIYTYRYFLHDWPDLSFLAWWEEQAVGVIVCKLDRHMRGSRLMRGYIAMLSVDPRYRGQGIATKLVSAAVQRMKERGAEEVVLETEVTNKSALRLYENRGFVREKRLYRFYLNGNDAFRLVLPIAEPHIPKAPPLPPRHPLGLGPIM
- a CDS encoding alpha/beta-hydrolase, which translates into the protein MWPLKNLVIYALSYGLRILDWIQIALSRRCRVVASNDVKIELIRFPSRDSGRYIRAYRYTPANATGKLPVYLHWHASGWILKRLGIDIHLCSRISKELNCVVLECDYRKAPENKYPAAHNDTEDAVLYVLANEHAYDTTRISVGGSSAGGNMALSLSARLGSERIKSCFALYPAAHLTHPERLDTVMGCVSDKFRSGVVIPHWCMKLFINAYTTPGTDMNDPRLSPIFYDASKFPKYVAVACGDADTLYRMSFDLMKKISGSASGTNVDGSRKFICVLNEAHEFNTFGRTRASQEERDRVEGEAINMIRASWRQ
- a CDS encoding alpha/beta-hydrolase, with product MDLPTERSQRVHHEWSLRYVGLLFIIAFLRTMAYVEVFLTDKLRPKVKDDVKVTKIWFPSREKGRYIKAFIYEPVSMPTGPRPVNINVHGSGFCSAAFFGNSRWFNYCVASKLQCYVIDTDYRKAPEHPCPLPVRDIEDAVQWVLQHPEKFDVDRISMTGFSAGGNLALSAASAFGPEKIKALVSYYAPLDGSAAGAPVGDANGHPPKSPFRSGVILDSFVFSVFYAAYVPPQCDPGHPNLSVINIPLEKLPDHLFLITGDADSLATESIRFYDNIMENGSRDQKYHSRLLIVPNEAHAFDEQPKHPESVHWRDKAYQQSVDVIRSAWYPDDGEPSNPPVAKPAPKAIISFVTQQSAGAKDSSKPAPAIRA
- a CDS encoding alpha-1,2-glucosyltransferase, with product MAFAFAWHVATTIGTSVLVNQHLKEPYMDEIFHTPQFIRYCQGQWNKWDPMLTTPPGPYLVTLALRPFMQVLGFFRACDDVMAIRSTNVLALLSLPLLCMGVLRARGCSDPGFVPYICASLPPLWFFGFLYYTDVLSVIAIIASVGAMERKHHVQASLWGSAALFFRQTNIVWVLFIMGVAALRECQRVAGVSPRITPPITTLLVQRSVWMRIIRTVSPYVPIFPAFMLFIQWNDGAIVLGDKSHHQVALHLAQVGYFFGFALTFGWPLIFFLVPMRWGKVHAMVSVVLLTMGVLAVRYGTIVHPFLLADNRHYTFYVWRRIINARLWTRYALVPVYVFSAMSFVRILSKKQSGLWILGWLLATCLTLVPSPLIEPRYLILPYLMMRLYMPTTTRKQEIIEWVFYMMVNALTMTLFIGYPFTWAHEPGTQRFMW
- a CDS encoding tyrosine-protein kinase srms, whose protein sequence is MEEGGLFDEQPHAYEAAKDAAALASLKAMQELSAAGILSIRDFAFSEDDQRHRGFGSVLPSQAKEEQCMYIALYDFQAEADNELSVEAGMPVQILALLTDGWVLARQVDHPEHTGLIPYTYLQPIG
- a CDS encoding mannose-6-phosphate isomerase — its product is MWTLIPGVQSYEWGVPGGAPNSLVADFAESTPELHFQREANKPYAELWMGTHPNVPSRVIQTDGSQVSLNDILRNDHSLLGSNIVKRFGADNSCGALPFLFKVLSINKALSIQAHPDKALAEQLHQQKPTMYKDDNHKPEMAIAIQAFEGFCGFRPVKEVRDFVTRVPELRTVLGADGVMDKRLQEAVDAQSRGDEKACVRDTIKLVFGALMRADPQVYEPAVSSLAERYERGTDEVSEEVRALIVRLNQQYPKDVGVLCTFFLNVVHLERGQAMFLGADEPHAYLSGHILECMAASDNVVRAGLTPKARDVEVLVDMLTYESKDAAAQRLDAPVWDGDSRKGTVIYNPPIPEFAVLLTTLAPGACSDHRALDGPSIIIATEGSGTYTVNGKKAEVHTGRVFFIEANQALQITAGASGLIVARAFVEVA